The window GCTACGACCCGCGTAAAGAAAAGCCGCTTACGATAGACTCCAAAGCTCCGACGATGGAATATGAGGAGTTCCTAGACGGCGAGGTCCGTTACGCGGCGCTGAAACGCACCTTCCCCGAGAACGCGAAGAAATACTTCAAAGAGGGCAGCGAAGAGGCAAAGGCGAAGTACGCGAAGTATAAGCACATGGAAGACAACCAGTAAATCGGCGTTTATACGTGCCGCTGACTTAGCTCAACAAGGCCGGAAAATCCTCGACGCACCAAAGTGCGCCTGCGGTTTTCCGGCCTTATTTCGCGTCGTCATCGACACGTCTAAACGCCGATTTCCTTCGGGCGGGAAAAGAGATAAATAACGATTTATCAAAGATTTTGGCGCCCTCTCTGAGGGAGCTCCCCGCGAAGCGGGGTGAGGGAGAGTTGACCTTAGGTTCTCCCGCGGCTTTTGCCGCGGGCTCTGTTGGGCGCGGAAACCGCGCCCAACAGAGCAACACTCCTTCCGTCAGCCGCCAAAAGCAAGCGGCCGACACCTCCCTCGGAGAGGGAGGCTACAAGGGCAAAGTCAAAAGCTAAATCAGAAGGTCTCTGATTTGGCTCCCTGGCCGCCTCAGAAAGGGCGCCAAAAACCTGTGTGAAACAGCGATTTATCTTCGATAGGCTAAATGGCAGATTGCTGTTTATTGTTATCTCTCTGCCGCTAAATCATGCTTATTGACTCTGATTTACTGTCAGCAGTAGATATCTCTCTTTTCCCAGATCTCCTCCAGCTCTCCCAGACGGCGAAGGGCTGTGGGACCCATATATTCCGCCACCTGTATGAGCAGGGCGTTTATAAGCCCTATTGGTATCAATAAGGAATCTATATGCGCGATGTGCGAGCATGGCGCAATGACGGCCATATCAGCCTCTCGTGCGAGAGGGCTGTTCATGGAATCGGTTATCGCCGCCGTTTTGAATCCGTTGCTTTTTGCGAAGGCGATGCATTCCACAGTCTGTCTTGTATAACGCGGAAAACTTATGCCGAGAGTTAAACTGTTCTTAGGAGCCGCGGTAAGATAGTTGCCAAGATTCTCATACGAGGGAATGAAAATTTTAGGGAAAAACCATGACAGGTAATATTCCATATACTGTACCAGGCAGCGAGTGCTTCGCAGCCCTATCAGATATACGGCTCCCGCCTCACATATCTCTGCGGCCAGCAGTTTGAGAGCTTTGTCGTTGTCTCCATTGGCTTTCAGATAGTATTTTGCCAGTTCAAGGTCACGCGCTATTACACCGGCGACATAGCCGCCCTCGTCTGGAAGCAGTTTATGGAGCTGAAGGCGTCCGATGGTGGAGAGCTGACTTTGCGCCTCCAACTGTAACGATTTGATAAAGTCGGGGAAATTCGCGTACCCGAGAGTGGACGCCAAACGAATGGCGGAGGCTTCGCTGGAGCCGGCGTTATACCCAAGCTCCGCCGCTGTCATGAAGATAGATTTTTCCTTATTTGAAAGCATATAAGAAGCGATATTTTTCTGCGCCGAAGGCAACGTTTCAAGGTGCTCCATTATTTTTTGCCAGCTCAATTTGTCCACCCGCCATTAATAATTATTTATTGATAATTGTACACATATATATTGGCTTGTGCTAGGAAAGTTTAACTTGTTTATATTGACAAAATAGCTCAGAAGACTTATAAATTATATGAAGGAATTCCTTCATATAATTTATAAATATAATTATATTAGTGAACAAATGAAGTATTTCCTTCAATAGATTATACAAAGGAGGGAATTTTATGCAGCAACATTTATTTCCAAGAAGTTTTAAGACTAATTATTTAGAAGCAGACTACGGTGAAGGTATCTATATCTATGATAAACAGGGTAAAAGGTATCTGGATGGCTGCAGCGGTGCGCTTATCTCGAATTTAGGACATTGCAACAGAGATATCGTAACGGCGGTAGAGAAACAATTTGGCAGGCTGGAATTTGCCCACCCGTCGCGCTGGCATGTCGATATAGTGGAAGAGGCCGCGGCGGCCGTTGCCGAGACTGCTTCCGGCGATCTTGACAACGTCTGGTTTGTCAGCGGCGGCAGCGAAGCCGTTGAGACGGCCTTAAAACTGGCACGGCAATATTATGTTGAGCGTGACGGTGCCGGCAGCAGCAAACATATTACCATCGGCAGATGGAATTCATATCACGGCAGTACGATCGGCACGATGGCCGTGGCCGGGTCAATGGCACGCCGCCGCGTATTTTCCCCCCTGTTCGCCGAATCGCCGAAGATCCCCTCTACATATTGTTATCGCTGCCATTTTCATAAGCAATATCCCCAATGCGGGCTGCTTTGCGCCCGGGCTCTGGAAGAGATGATCCAGATAATCGGGCC is drawn from Cloacibacillus porcorum and contains these coding sequences:
- a CDS encoding MurR/RpiR family transcriptional regulator; translation: MSWQKIMEHLETLPSAQKNIASYMLSNKEKSIFMTAAELGYNAGSSEASAIRLASTLGYANFPDFIKSLQLEAQSQLSTIGRLQLHKLLPDEGGYVAGVIARDLELAKYYLKANGDNDKALKLLAAEICEAGAVYLIGLRSTRCLVQYMEYYLSWFFPKIFIPSYENLGNYLTAAPKNSLTLGISFPRYTRQTVECIAFAKSNGFKTAAITDSMNSPLAREADMAVIAPCSHIAHIDSLLIPIGLINALLIQVAEYMGPTALRRLGELEEIWEKRDIYC